The following are from one region of the Silurus meridionalis isolate SWU-2019-XX chromosome 25, ASM1480568v1, whole genome shotgun sequence genome:
- the akap10 gene encoding A-kinase anchor protein 10, mitochondrial isoform X4 codes for MSFFRRKAKGKEPEKAVDPKTNRGSTVSLNSPARNHHAILEAAGPSHVAISAISANMDSFARGRTAILKKQPSHMEAAHFGDLGCSSVNYQTQETRSRLSKTVEQVLRDAVARPYYLHFMVTRSAEHLARFWLEAESFRSSSWSRVRAHSLNTVKHSSLAETAFALGFSTSPDSPPTLNASPGVYEGEYEDTFTSSPQDTNSHCVAGYRDVINYDEGGLRLSRRPSTSSSSSRTGTPVKGQAENALRELSDKLMKSIERDAVNIFTKYISPDASRPIPITEQIRNDIVAKICGEDGQVDPNCFVIAQAVVFTIMEQQHFSEFLRSHYFCKYQIEVLTSGSVFLADILFCESALFYFSEYMEKEEAVNILQFWLAADNFQVQLAAKKGQYDGQEAQNDAMILYDKYFSLQATNPLGFGDSVRMEIESNICREGGPLPDCFTIPLRQAWTTMEKVYLPGFLSSDLYYKYLSDLINSVRADEFVIGNSAGSGPGTPMDSERGSATLEVSLAQGSKKMAVKILKNFDEAITVDIGSLDPESLYQRPYAGMTFGKVNELGQFIREAEPEPDVKKSKGSMFSQAMKKWVQGNTDEAQEEMAWKIAKMIVNDVMQQGQQESPLTTSSQL; via the exons ATGTCGTTTTTCAGGCGGAAAG CTAAAGGAAAGGAACCAGAGAAAGCGGTAGATCCGAAAACCAACAGAG GCTCTACAGTTTCACTAAACTCCCCCGCAAGGAATCACCATGCCATCCTTGAGGCGGCCGGCCCGAGCCACGTGGCCATCAGCGCCATCTCAGCGAACATGGACTCGTTCGCACGCGGCCGCACAGCCATCCTCAAAAAGCAGCCCAGCCACATGGAGGCAGCTCACTTCGGAGACCTGG GTTGCTCCAGCGTGAACTACCAGACGCAGGAAACACGTTCTCGCCTTTCGAAGACCGTTGAGCAGGTGCTCCGTGACGCCGTGGCTCGGCCCTACTATCTGCACTTCATGGTGACACGGTCAGCCGAGCACTTGGCGCGCTTTTGGCTGGAGGCCGAGAGTTTCCGGTCCAGCAGCTGGTCCCGCGTGCGTGCGCATAGCCTGAACACAGTAAAGCACAGCTCGCTGGCCGAGACCGCCTTCGCTCTGGGCTTCTCAACGTCTCCAGATTCGCCACCGACTCTCAACGCTTCACCTGGTGTTTATGAAGGGGAATATGAGGACACTTTTACTTCTAGCCCCCAGGACACTAATTCGCATTGTGTAGCCGGATACCGAGACGTCATTAATTATGACGAAGGGGGGTTGAGGTTGAGTCGACGCCCCTCTACTTCCTCGTCCTCCTCCAGGACGGGAACTCCGGTCAAAGGCCAGGCTGAGAATGCACTCCGTGAGCTGTCTGACAAGCTAATGAAGA GTATAGAGCGTGACGCAGTCAACATTTTTACCAAGTACATTTCTCCAGATGCTTCCAGACCCATCCCAATCACCGAGCAGATACGAAACGACATCGTTG CTAAAATCTGTGGGGAGGATGGTCAGGTGGACCCAAACTGCTTTGTTATTGCTCAGGCAGTGGTGTTCACCATCATGGAGCAGCA GCACTTTAGCGAGTTCTTGCGGAGCCACTACTTTTGCAAGTACCAGATTGAGGTGCTGACCAGCGGTTCTGTGTTCTTGGCAGACATCCTGTTCTGCGAGTCTGCCCTGTTCTATTTCTCCGAG TACATGGAGAAGGAGGAGGCAGTGAACATCTTGCAGTTCTGGCTGGCTGCGGATAACTTCCAGGTTCAGCTGGCTGCTAAAAAAGGACAATACGATGGACAGGAGGCTCAGAATGACGCCATGATCCTTTATGACAA GTATTTTTCACTCCAAGCTACAAATCCATTGGGTTTCGGCGACTCTGTTCGGATGGAGATCGAGTCGAATATCTGTCGAGAAGGCGGCCCTCTGCCCGACTGCTTCACCATTCCACTACGCCAAGCCTGGACCACCATGGAGAAG GTCTACTTGCCAGGCTTCCTTTCCAGTGACCTGTACTACAAATACTTGAGCGACCTCATCAATTCCGTTCGGGCGGATGAGTTTGTCATAGGCAACTCTGCAGGGTCCGGTCCCGGCACGCCCATGGACAGCGAACGCGGCTCGGCCACCTTAGAGGTGTCGCTGGCCCAG GGCTCCAAAAAAATGGCTGTAAAAATCCTGAAGAACTTTGATGAAGCGATAACCGTAGACATTGGCAGTCTGGACCCCGAGTCTCTGTATCAGAGACCATACGCTGG AATGACCTTTGGCAAAGTCAACGAGCTGGGCCAGTTTATCCGGGAAGCCGAGCCCGAACCGGACGTCAAGAAATCCAAGG gtTCAATGTTTTCCCAAGCAATGAAGAAATGGGTGCAAGGAAACacagatgag gcTCAGGAGGAAATGGCCTGGAAGATTGCTAAGATGATAGTCAATGATGTCATGCAGCAGGGACAGCAGGAGAGCCCACTAACAACATCCAGCCAG CTATGA
- the akap10 gene encoding A-kinase anchor protein 10, mitochondrial isoform X1: MSFFRRKAKGKEPEKAVDPKTNRGSTVSLNSPARNHHAILEAAGPSHVAISAISANMDSFARGRTAILKKQPSHMEAAHFGDLGCSSVNYQTQETRSRLSKTVEQVLRDAVARPYYLHFMVTRSAEHLARFWLEAESFRSSSWSRVRAHSLNTVKHSSLAETAFALGFSTSPDSPPTLNASPGVYEGEYEDTFTSSPQDTNSHCVAGYRDVINYDEGGLRLSRRPSTSSSSSRTGTPVKGQAENALRELSDKLMKSIERDAVNIFTKYISPDASRPIPITEQIRNDIVAKICGEDGQVDPNCFVIAQAVVFTIMEQQHFSEFLRSHYFCKYQIEVLTSGSVFLADILFCESALFYFSEYMEKEEAVNILQFWLAADNFQVQLAAKKGQYDGQEAQNDAMILYDKYFSLQATNPLGFGDSVRMEIESNICREGGPLPDCFTIPLRQAWTTMEKVYLPGFLSSDLYYKYLSDLINSVRADEFVIGNSAGSGPGTPMDSERGSATLEVSLAQQGSKKMAVKILKNFDEAITVDIGSLDPESLYQRPYAGRMTFGKVNELGQFIREAEPEPDVKKSKGSMFSQAMKKWVQGNTDEAQEEMAWKIAKMIVNDVMQQGQQESPLTTSSQL, encoded by the exons ATGTCGTTTTTCAGGCGGAAAG CTAAAGGAAAGGAACCAGAGAAAGCGGTAGATCCGAAAACCAACAGAG GCTCTACAGTTTCACTAAACTCCCCCGCAAGGAATCACCATGCCATCCTTGAGGCGGCCGGCCCGAGCCACGTGGCCATCAGCGCCATCTCAGCGAACATGGACTCGTTCGCACGCGGCCGCACAGCCATCCTCAAAAAGCAGCCCAGCCACATGGAGGCAGCTCACTTCGGAGACCTGG GTTGCTCCAGCGTGAACTACCAGACGCAGGAAACACGTTCTCGCCTTTCGAAGACCGTTGAGCAGGTGCTCCGTGACGCCGTGGCTCGGCCCTACTATCTGCACTTCATGGTGACACGGTCAGCCGAGCACTTGGCGCGCTTTTGGCTGGAGGCCGAGAGTTTCCGGTCCAGCAGCTGGTCCCGCGTGCGTGCGCATAGCCTGAACACAGTAAAGCACAGCTCGCTGGCCGAGACCGCCTTCGCTCTGGGCTTCTCAACGTCTCCAGATTCGCCACCGACTCTCAACGCTTCACCTGGTGTTTATGAAGGGGAATATGAGGACACTTTTACTTCTAGCCCCCAGGACACTAATTCGCATTGTGTAGCCGGATACCGAGACGTCATTAATTATGACGAAGGGGGGTTGAGGTTGAGTCGACGCCCCTCTACTTCCTCGTCCTCCTCCAGGACGGGAACTCCGGTCAAAGGCCAGGCTGAGAATGCACTCCGTGAGCTGTCTGACAAGCTAATGAAGA GTATAGAGCGTGACGCAGTCAACATTTTTACCAAGTACATTTCTCCAGATGCTTCCAGACCCATCCCAATCACCGAGCAGATACGAAACGACATCGTTG CTAAAATCTGTGGGGAGGATGGTCAGGTGGACCCAAACTGCTTTGTTATTGCTCAGGCAGTGGTGTTCACCATCATGGAGCAGCA GCACTTTAGCGAGTTCTTGCGGAGCCACTACTTTTGCAAGTACCAGATTGAGGTGCTGACCAGCGGTTCTGTGTTCTTGGCAGACATCCTGTTCTGCGAGTCTGCCCTGTTCTATTTCTCCGAG TACATGGAGAAGGAGGAGGCAGTGAACATCTTGCAGTTCTGGCTGGCTGCGGATAACTTCCAGGTTCAGCTGGCTGCTAAAAAAGGACAATACGATGGACAGGAGGCTCAGAATGACGCCATGATCCTTTATGACAA GTATTTTTCACTCCAAGCTACAAATCCATTGGGTTTCGGCGACTCTGTTCGGATGGAGATCGAGTCGAATATCTGTCGAGAAGGCGGCCCTCTGCCCGACTGCTTCACCATTCCACTACGCCAAGCCTGGACCACCATGGAGAAG GTCTACTTGCCAGGCTTCCTTTCCAGTGACCTGTACTACAAATACTTGAGCGACCTCATCAATTCCGTTCGGGCGGATGAGTTTGTCATAGGCAACTCTGCAGGGTCCGGTCCCGGCACGCCCATGGACAGCGAACGCGGCTCGGCCACCTTAGAGGTGTCGCTGGCCCAG CAGGGCTCCAAAAAAATGGCTGTAAAAATCCTGAAGAACTTTGATGAAGCGATAACCGTAGACATTGGCAGTCTGGACCCCGAGTCTCTGTATCAGAGACCATACGCTGG AAGAATGACCTTTGGCAAAGTCAACGAGCTGGGCCAGTTTATCCGGGAAGCCGAGCCCGAACCGGACGTCAAGAAATCCAAGG gtTCAATGTTTTCCCAAGCAATGAAGAAATGGGTGCAAGGAAACacagatgag gcTCAGGAGGAAATGGCCTGGAAGATTGCTAAGATGATAGTCAATGATGTCATGCAGCAGGGACAGCAGGAGAGCCCACTAACAACATCCAGCCAG CTATGA
- the akap10 gene encoding A-kinase anchor protein 10, mitochondrial isoform X2, translating to MSFFRRKAKGKEPEKAVDPKTNRGSTVSLNSPARNHHAILEAAGPSHVAISAISANMDSFARGRTAILKKQPSHMEAAHFGDLGCSSVNYQTQETRSRLSKTVEQVLRDAVARPYYLHFMVTRSAEHLARFWLEAESFRSSSWSRVRAHSLNTVKHSSLAETAFALGFSTSPDSPPTLNASPGVYEGEYEDTFTSSPQDTNSHCVAGYRDVINYDEGGLRLSRRPSTSSSSSRTGTPVKGQAENALRELSDKLMKSIERDAVNIFTKYISPDASRPIPITEQIRNDIVAKICGEDGQVDPNCFVIAQAVVFTIMEQQHFSEFLRSHYFCKYQIEVLTSGSVFLADILFCESALFYFSEYMEKEEAVNILQFWLAADNFQVQLAAKKGQYDGQEAQNDAMILYDKYFSLQATNPLGFGDSVRMEIESNICREGGPLPDCFTIPLRQAWTTMEKVYLPGFLSSDLYYKYLSDLINSVRADEFVIGNSAGSGPGTPMDSERGSATLEVSLAQGSKKMAVKILKNFDEAITVDIGSLDPESLYQRPYAGRMTFGKVNELGQFIREAEPEPDVKKSKGSMFSQAMKKWVQGNTDEAQEEMAWKIAKMIVNDVMQQGQQESPLTTSSQL from the exons ATGTCGTTTTTCAGGCGGAAAG CTAAAGGAAAGGAACCAGAGAAAGCGGTAGATCCGAAAACCAACAGAG GCTCTACAGTTTCACTAAACTCCCCCGCAAGGAATCACCATGCCATCCTTGAGGCGGCCGGCCCGAGCCACGTGGCCATCAGCGCCATCTCAGCGAACATGGACTCGTTCGCACGCGGCCGCACAGCCATCCTCAAAAAGCAGCCCAGCCACATGGAGGCAGCTCACTTCGGAGACCTGG GTTGCTCCAGCGTGAACTACCAGACGCAGGAAACACGTTCTCGCCTTTCGAAGACCGTTGAGCAGGTGCTCCGTGACGCCGTGGCTCGGCCCTACTATCTGCACTTCATGGTGACACGGTCAGCCGAGCACTTGGCGCGCTTTTGGCTGGAGGCCGAGAGTTTCCGGTCCAGCAGCTGGTCCCGCGTGCGTGCGCATAGCCTGAACACAGTAAAGCACAGCTCGCTGGCCGAGACCGCCTTCGCTCTGGGCTTCTCAACGTCTCCAGATTCGCCACCGACTCTCAACGCTTCACCTGGTGTTTATGAAGGGGAATATGAGGACACTTTTACTTCTAGCCCCCAGGACACTAATTCGCATTGTGTAGCCGGATACCGAGACGTCATTAATTATGACGAAGGGGGGTTGAGGTTGAGTCGACGCCCCTCTACTTCCTCGTCCTCCTCCAGGACGGGAACTCCGGTCAAAGGCCAGGCTGAGAATGCACTCCGTGAGCTGTCTGACAAGCTAATGAAGA GTATAGAGCGTGACGCAGTCAACATTTTTACCAAGTACATTTCTCCAGATGCTTCCAGACCCATCCCAATCACCGAGCAGATACGAAACGACATCGTTG CTAAAATCTGTGGGGAGGATGGTCAGGTGGACCCAAACTGCTTTGTTATTGCTCAGGCAGTGGTGTTCACCATCATGGAGCAGCA GCACTTTAGCGAGTTCTTGCGGAGCCACTACTTTTGCAAGTACCAGATTGAGGTGCTGACCAGCGGTTCTGTGTTCTTGGCAGACATCCTGTTCTGCGAGTCTGCCCTGTTCTATTTCTCCGAG TACATGGAGAAGGAGGAGGCAGTGAACATCTTGCAGTTCTGGCTGGCTGCGGATAACTTCCAGGTTCAGCTGGCTGCTAAAAAAGGACAATACGATGGACAGGAGGCTCAGAATGACGCCATGATCCTTTATGACAA GTATTTTTCACTCCAAGCTACAAATCCATTGGGTTTCGGCGACTCTGTTCGGATGGAGATCGAGTCGAATATCTGTCGAGAAGGCGGCCCTCTGCCCGACTGCTTCACCATTCCACTACGCCAAGCCTGGACCACCATGGAGAAG GTCTACTTGCCAGGCTTCCTTTCCAGTGACCTGTACTACAAATACTTGAGCGACCTCATCAATTCCGTTCGGGCGGATGAGTTTGTCATAGGCAACTCTGCAGGGTCCGGTCCCGGCACGCCCATGGACAGCGAACGCGGCTCGGCCACCTTAGAGGTGTCGCTGGCCCAG GGCTCCAAAAAAATGGCTGTAAAAATCCTGAAGAACTTTGATGAAGCGATAACCGTAGACATTGGCAGTCTGGACCCCGAGTCTCTGTATCAGAGACCATACGCTGG AAGAATGACCTTTGGCAAAGTCAACGAGCTGGGCCAGTTTATCCGGGAAGCCGAGCCCGAACCGGACGTCAAGAAATCCAAGG gtTCAATGTTTTCCCAAGCAATGAAGAAATGGGTGCAAGGAAACacagatgag gcTCAGGAGGAAATGGCCTGGAAGATTGCTAAGATGATAGTCAATGATGTCATGCAGCAGGGACAGCAGGAGAGCCCACTAACAACATCCAGCCAG CTATGA
- the akap10 gene encoding A-kinase anchor protein 10, mitochondrial isoform X3, which translates to MSFFRRKAKGKEPEKAVDPKTNRGSTVSLNSPARNHHAILEAAGPSHVAISAISANMDSFARGRTAILKKQPSHMEAAHFGDLGCSSVNYQTQETRSRLSKTVEQVLRDAVARPYYLHFMVTRSAEHLARFWLEAESFRSSSWSRVRAHSLNTVKHSSLAETAFALGFSTSPDSPPTLNASPGVYEGEYEDTFTSSPQDTNSHCVAGYRDVINYDEGGLRLSRRPSTSSSSSRTGTPVKGQAENALRELSDKLMKSIERDAVNIFTKYISPDASRPIPITEQIRNDIVAKICGEDGQVDPNCFVIAQAVVFTIMEQQHFSEFLRSHYFCKYQIEVLTSGSVFLADILFCESALFYFSEYMEKEEAVNILQFWLAADNFQVQLAAKKGQYDGQEAQNDAMILYDKYFSLQATNPLGFGDSVRMEIESNICREGGPLPDCFTIPLRQAWTTMEKVYLPGFLSSDLYYKYLSDLINSVRADEFVIGNSAGSGPGTPMDSERGSATLEVSLAQQGSKKMAVKILKNFDEAITVDIGSLDPESLYQRPYAGMTFGKVNELGQFIREAEPEPDVKKSKGSMFSQAMKKWVQGNTDEAQEEMAWKIAKMIVNDVMQQGQQESPLTTSSQL; encoded by the exons ATGTCGTTTTTCAGGCGGAAAG CTAAAGGAAAGGAACCAGAGAAAGCGGTAGATCCGAAAACCAACAGAG GCTCTACAGTTTCACTAAACTCCCCCGCAAGGAATCACCATGCCATCCTTGAGGCGGCCGGCCCGAGCCACGTGGCCATCAGCGCCATCTCAGCGAACATGGACTCGTTCGCACGCGGCCGCACAGCCATCCTCAAAAAGCAGCCCAGCCACATGGAGGCAGCTCACTTCGGAGACCTGG GTTGCTCCAGCGTGAACTACCAGACGCAGGAAACACGTTCTCGCCTTTCGAAGACCGTTGAGCAGGTGCTCCGTGACGCCGTGGCTCGGCCCTACTATCTGCACTTCATGGTGACACGGTCAGCCGAGCACTTGGCGCGCTTTTGGCTGGAGGCCGAGAGTTTCCGGTCCAGCAGCTGGTCCCGCGTGCGTGCGCATAGCCTGAACACAGTAAAGCACAGCTCGCTGGCCGAGACCGCCTTCGCTCTGGGCTTCTCAACGTCTCCAGATTCGCCACCGACTCTCAACGCTTCACCTGGTGTTTATGAAGGGGAATATGAGGACACTTTTACTTCTAGCCCCCAGGACACTAATTCGCATTGTGTAGCCGGATACCGAGACGTCATTAATTATGACGAAGGGGGGTTGAGGTTGAGTCGACGCCCCTCTACTTCCTCGTCCTCCTCCAGGACGGGAACTCCGGTCAAAGGCCAGGCTGAGAATGCACTCCGTGAGCTGTCTGACAAGCTAATGAAGA GTATAGAGCGTGACGCAGTCAACATTTTTACCAAGTACATTTCTCCAGATGCTTCCAGACCCATCCCAATCACCGAGCAGATACGAAACGACATCGTTG CTAAAATCTGTGGGGAGGATGGTCAGGTGGACCCAAACTGCTTTGTTATTGCTCAGGCAGTGGTGTTCACCATCATGGAGCAGCA GCACTTTAGCGAGTTCTTGCGGAGCCACTACTTTTGCAAGTACCAGATTGAGGTGCTGACCAGCGGTTCTGTGTTCTTGGCAGACATCCTGTTCTGCGAGTCTGCCCTGTTCTATTTCTCCGAG TACATGGAGAAGGAGGAGGCAGTGAACATCTTGCAGTTCTGGCTGGCTGCGGATAACTTCCAGGTTCAGCTGGCTGCTAAAAAAGGACAATACGATGGACAGGAGGCTCAGAATGACGCCATGATCCTTTATGACAA GTATTTTTCACTCCAAGCTACAAATCCATTGGGTTTCGGCGACTCTGTTCGGATGGAGATCGAGTCGAATATCTGTCGAGAAGGCGGCCCTCTGCCCGACTGCTTCACCATTCCACTACGCCAAGCCTGGACCACCATGGAGAAG GTCTACTTGCCAGGCTTCCTTTCCAGTGACCTGTACTACAAATACTTGAGCGACCTCATCAATTCCGTTCGGGCGGATGAGTTTGTCATAGGCAACTCTGCAGGGTCCGGTCCCGGCACGCCCATGGACAGCGAACGCGGCTCGGCCACCTTAGAGGTGTCGCTGGCCCAG CAGGGCTCCAAAAAAATGGCTGTAAAAATCCTGAAGAACTTTGATGAAGCGATAACCGTAGACATTGGCAGTCTGGACCCCGAGTCTCTGTATCAGAGACCATACGCTGG AATGACCTTTGGCAAAGTCAACGAGCTGGGCCAGTTTATCCGGGAAGCCGAGCCCGAACCGGACGTCAAGAAATCCAAGG gtTCAATGTTTTCCCAAGCAATGAAGAAATGGGTGCAAGGAAACacagatgag gcTCAGGAGGAAATGGCCTGGAAGATTGCTAAGATGATAGTCAATGATGTCATGCAGCAGGGACAGCAGGAGAGCCCACTAACAACATCCAGCCAG CTATGA